Proteins encoded together in one Rhizobium bangladeshense window:
- a CDS encoding class I SAM-dependent methyltransferase, whose translation MQIFIERISDDRYGCPGVYSIDRCVSCGHMSTAPRLTEEDLPALYSNYYPRREIDFDALEKEAALVEKPFAGLRRWIAGTDNQGHYLAKPGEKILDIGCGSCLSLLEMRKLGVECWGVEADPNVRTIAERYDLRVHIGNIYDVPFADQKFDLIVLNQVIEHVPDPLALLAALKDRLNSGGRVILAFPNTGSFHRKLWKERWINWHIPYHQNHFNRNSFALLARKSGYDVGRIRTITPNLWSVLQLKTSREQRQEGKASSTWSESGSSQNRPSFIQKLRNVAASRGARLAGVMLGLGNRALDAIGQGDSLLVELRLSAAKN comes from the coding sequence ATGCAAATCTTCATCGAGCGCATCAGCGACGACCGATATGGCTGCCCCGGCGTCTACTCGATAGATCGGTGCGTTTCCTGTGGCCACATGTCGACGGCGCCACGGCTGACGGAGGAAGACCTGCCGGCGCTCTACAGCAATTATTATCCCCGTCGGGAGATCGATTTTGATGCGCTGGAGAAAGAGGCTGCTCTCGTCGAGAAGCCGTTCGCCGGTCTTCGTCGTTGGATTGCCGGTACCGATAACCAAGGACACTATCTGGCCAAGCCGGGGGAGAAGATATTGGATATCGGCTGCGGTTCGTGCCTTTCTCTTCTGGAGATGCGTAAGCTCGGCGTGGAATGCTGGGGTGTCGAGGCCGATCCGAACGTCCGTACCATTGCCGAAAGATATGATCTCCGTGTCCATATCGGCAATATCTATGACGTGCCGTTCGCAGATCAGAAATTCGATCTCATCGTGCTGAACCAGGTCATCGAACATGTGCCCGATCCGCTTGCGTTGCTCGCGGCTCTGAAGGATCGGCTAAACAGCGGCGGCCGCGTCATACTGGCGTTCCCGAACACGGGTTCCTTCCACCGCAAACTGTGGAAGGAGCGTTGGATCAACTGGCACATTCCGTACCACCAGAACCACTTCAATCGTAATTCTTTTGCCCTGCTGGCGCGAAAATCCGGTTACGACGTCGGGCGTATCAGGACGATCACTCCCAACCTCTGGTCAGTGCTTCAGCTCAAGACCTCACGGGAGCAGCGACAGGAAGGAAAGGCGTCCAGTACCTGGTCGGAAAGCGGCAGTTCTCAGAATCGGCCGAGCTTCATTCAAAAGCTCCGCAATGTCGCGGCTTCGCGCGGCGCCCGCCTTGCCGGTGTCATGCTGGGCTTGGGGAACCGGGCTCTGGACGCAATAGGTCAGGGCGATAGCCTCTTGGTAGAACTCCGACTATCCGCGGCGAAGAACTAG
- a CDS encoding CgeB family protein, whose protein sequence is MARVRAFKPDVLYCQDLSFFPPHALTELKKTVPLIVGQIACPLPPDGFLRPYDLILTSFPHFVPRFHEMGIKSEYFRIGFDTRVLEILGDVPRDVPVSFVGGISRHHGKAIPLLEYLAETTPIQFFGYGARTLPRSSPIRKRHNGEVWGPDMYRALARSRITMNRHINVAENNANNMRLYEATGVGSLLITDRKDNLGEIFEVGKEVVAYSTPEEATELIRYYIDHPDEADAIAKAGQARTLKDHTYKSRMAELVPILERYLEKLG, encoded by the coding sequence ATGGCGCGGGTTCGAGCATTCAAGCCGGATGTGCTCTATTGCCAGGATCTCAGCTTCTTTCCTCCTCATGCTTTGACCGAGCTGAAAAAGACTGTGCCGTTGATCGTGGGCCAGATCGCTTGTCCGTTGCCGCCGGACGGCTTCTTGCGTCCATATGACCTCATTCTGACGTCCTTCCCACATTTCGTGCCTCGTTTTCACGAGATGGGTATCAAATCCGAATATTTCCGGATTGGCTTCGACACTCGGGTGCTCGAAATCCTCGGGGACGTTCCACGGGATGTGCCGGTGAGCTTTGTCGGCGGTATAAGCCGCCATCATGGCAAGGCGATCCCTTTGCTCGAATATCTTGCCGAAACTACGCCGATACAGTTTTTCGGCTACGGCGCCAGGACGCTTCCACGCTCCTCTCCGATCCGTAAACGCCACAATGGCGAAGTCTGGGGCCCGGATATGTACCGCGCTCTGGCTCGCAGCCGGATCACTATGAACCGACACATCAATGTCGCCGAAAACAACGCCAATAACATGCGGCTCTATGAGGCCACCGGTGTGGGATCGCTGCTGATAACCGACAGGAAAGATAATCTCGGTGAGATTTTCGAGGTGGGTAAGGAAGTGGTTGCCTATTCCACTCCCGAGGAAGCGACAGAACTCATCCGCTACTATATTGACCACCCCGACGAGGCTGATGCCATCGCGAAGGCCGGTCAGGCAAGGACGCTGAAGGACCACACCTACAAGTCGAGAATGGCAGAACTGGTGCCGATCCTCGAACGATATCTGGAGAAACTGGGCTGA
- a CDS encoding class I SAM-dependent methyltransferase has translation MSFLRASLNRFPGVKSQLKRLRERLSPATSISSHYVEIDASRRDSESSRLAASWKASDLPARQRALVERQLKEYRNGASIDVFDVFAAALRRIDNLPANGSLLEIGCSSGYYSEVLDASGLPLRYRGCDYSDAFIDMARSTYPALSFDVEDATRLSYQDEAFDVVVSGCCLLHIPNYEAAIAESARVAKEYVIFHRTPVVYGEPTKYFRKQAYGVETIEIHFSEPQLLDMFRVHGLEVQASFTLNESADPRDSSKGNASRTYLCRKQSQS, from the coding sequence ATGTCGTTTCTGCGCGCGAGTCTCAATCGCTTCCCAGGGGTGAAGAGCCAGTTGAAGCGATTGCGTGAACGGCTGTCGCCGGCGACATCGATATCGTCTCACTATGTGGAAATAGATGCGTCTCGTCGCGACAGCGAAAGTTCGCGCCTTGCCGCATCTTGGAAAGCGAGTGATCTACCCGCCCGTCAGAGGGCTCTTGTCGAGCGCCAGCTGAAGGAATATCGCAACGGCGCTTCCATCGATGTATTCGATGTTTTTGCCGCCGCTCTGCGCAGGATCGACAATCTTCCGGCCAATGGTTCGCTGCTCGAAATCGGTTGTTCCAGCGGATATTATTCCGAAGTGCTTGATGCGAGTGGCTTGCCGCTACGCTACCGCGGCTGCGATTATTCCGATGCTTTTATCGATATGGCGCGCAGCACCTATCCGGCACTGTCGTTCGACGTGGAGGATGCGACGCGGCTCAGCTATCAGGATGAGGCTTTCGATGTCGTCGTCTCGGGATGTTGCCTGCTGCATATTCCCAACTATGAAGCGGCCATTGCAGAGAGCGCCCGTGTTGCCAAGGAATACGTGATTTTTCATCGTACGCCTGTTGTCTATGGCGAGCCCACCAAGTATTTCCGCAAGCAGGCCTATGGCGTCGAGACCATAGAGATCCATTTTTCCGAGCCGCAGCTATTGGACATGTTTCGAGTTCATGGCCTGGAAGTCCAGGCTAGCTTCACGCTGAACGAGAGCGCCGATCCACGTGATAGTAGCAAAGGCAATGCAAGCCGCACCTATTTGTGCAGGAAACAATCCCAATCATGA